One Nomascus leucogenys isolate Asia chromosome 22a, Asia_NLE_v1, whole genome shotgun sequence DNA segment encodes these proteins:
- the IDH1 gene encoding isocitrate dehydrogenase [NADP] cytoplasmic, with the protein MSKKISGGSVVEMQGDEMTRIIWELIKEKLIFPYVELDLHSYDLGIENRDATNDQVTKDAAEAIKKYNVGVKCATITPDEKRVEEFKLKQMWKSPNGTIRNILGGTVFREAIICKNIPRLVSGWVKPIIIGRHAYGDQYRATDFVVPGPGKVEITYTPSDGTQKVTYLVHNFEEGGGVAMGMYNQDKSIEDFAHSSFQMALSKGWPLYLSTKNTILKKYDGRFKDIFQEIYDKQYKSQFEAQKIWYEHRLIDDMVAQAMKSEGGFIWACKNYDGDVQSDSVAQGYGSLGMMTSVLVCPDGKTVEAEAAHGTVTRHYRMYQKGQETSTNPIASIFAWTRGLAHRAKLDNNKELAFFANALEEVSIETIEAGFMTKDLAACIKGLPNVQRSDYLNTFEFMDKLGENLKIKLAQAKL; encoded by the exons cTATGATTTAGGCATAGAGAATCGTGATGCCACCAACGACCAAGTCACCAAGGATGCTGCAGAAGCTATAAAGAAGTATAATGTTGGCGTCAAATGTGCCACTATCACTCCTGATGAGAAGAGGGTTGAGGAGTTCAAGTTGAAACAAATGTGGAAATCACCAAATGGCACCATACGAAATATTCTGGGTGGCACAGTCTTCAGAGAAGCCATTATCTGCAAAAATATCCCCCGGCTTGTGAGTGGATGGGTAAAACCTATCATCATAGGTCGTCATGCTTATGGGGATCAA TACAGAGCAACTGATTTTGTTGTTCCTGGGCCTGGAAAAGTAGAGATAACCTACACACCAAGTGACGGAACCCAAAAGGTGACATACCTGGTACATAACTTTGAAG AGGGTGGTGGTGTTGCCATGGGGATGTATAATCAAGATAAGTCAATTGAAGATTTTGCACACAGTTCCTTCCAAATGGCTCTGTCTAAGGGTTGGCCTTTGTATCTGAGCACCAAAAACACTATTCTGAAGAAATATGATGGGCGTTTTAAAGACATCTTTCAGGAGATATATGACAA GCAGTACAAGTCCCAATTTGAAGCCCAAAAGATCTGGTATGAGCATAGGCTCATCGATGACATGGTGGCCCAAGCTATGAAATCAGAGGGAGGCTTCATCTGGGCCTGTAAAAACTATGATGGTGACGTGCAGTCGGACTCTGTGGCCCAAG GGTATGGCTCTCTCGGCATGATGACCAGCGTGCTGGTTTGTCCAGATGGCAAGACAGTAGAAGCAGAGGCTGCCCACGGGACTGTAACCCGTCACTACCGCATGTACCAGAAAGGACAGGAGACGTCCACCAATCCCATTG CTTCCATTTTTGCCTGGACCAGAGGGTTAGCCCACAGAGCAAAGCTTGATAACAATAAAGAGCTTGCCTTCTTTGCAAATGCTTTGGAAGAAGTCTCTATTGAGACAATTGAGGCTGGCTTCATGACCAAGGACTTGGCTGCTTGCATTAAAGGTTTACCCAA TGTGCAACGTTCTGACTACTTGAATACGTTTGAGTTCATGGACAAACTTGGAGAAAACTTGAAGATCAAACTAGCTCAGGCCAAACTTTAA